Proteins encoded within one genomic window of Pseudalkalibacillus sp. SCS-8:
- a CDS encoding ComE operon protein 2 — MSRISWNQYFMAQSSLLALRSTCERLSVGATIVRDKRIIAGGYNGSISGGVHCRDEGCYVIDGHCVRTIHAEMNALLQCAKFGVPTSGAEIYVTHFPCLQCCKAIIQSGIKKVYYAEDYRNHPYAIELFQQSGVETELVPLEKQYDLTSQSSHRKMAFTEELLSELMKSDADTETVEHLKEKFKALYENDKPTMIT; from the coding sequence TTGAGTCGTATATCCTGGAATCAATATTTCATGGCCCAAAGTTCTTTACTTGCGTTACGAAGCACGTGCGAAAGGCTCTCAGTTGGAGCTACAATTGTACGGGATAAACGAATTATTGCAGGAGGCTATAATGGATCGATATCAGGCGGGGTCCATTGTCGAGATGAAGGATGCTATGTCATTGATGGACATTGTGTGAGGACGATCCACGCAGAAATGAATGCACTCCTTCAATGTGCGAAGTTCGGAGTACCGACTTCAGGTGCTGAAATATATGTCACACACTTTCCATGTCTTCAGTGTTGCAAAGCCATTATTCAGAGTGGAATCAAGAAGGTGTATTATGCAGAAGATTATCGGAACCACCCTTATGCCATTGAACTCTTCCAACAATCAGGTGTAGAAACAGAGCTTGTTCCGCTTGAAAAGCAATATGATTTGACCTCACAATCCTCACACAGGAAGATGGCGTTCACTGAAGAGCTTTTATCAGAATTGATGAAAAGTGATGCTGACACGGAAACCGTTGAACACTTGAAGGAGAAGTTCAAAGCTTTGTATGAGAACGACAAACCGACCATGATTACATGA